From a region of the Bradyrhizobium sp. KBS0727 genome:
- a CDS encoding outer membrane protein, producing the protein MKKVLLVTASLIALGAAAPAVAADLAARPYTKAPAMIAAVYDWSGFYIGANGGWGSSHNSWNSVAPFAVGAEGSHDATGGTIGGQVGYRWQAGTWVFGLEAQGNWADFKGSNASTLFGPGFVNNSKTDAFGLFTGQVGYAANNFLLYVKGGAAVTSNTYRINTAAGAQFGTTNDDTRWGGTIGVGAEYAFAPNWSLGLEYDHLFMQDKTYNFTNGAGVLVGSDRVRQDVDLVTARLNYKFGGPVVARY; encoded by the coding sequence ATGAAGAAGGTTTTGCTTGTTACGGCCAGTCTGATCGCGCTCGGCGCGGCAGCGCCGGCAGTCGCTGCGGATCTCGCTGCGCGTCCTTACACCAAGGCGCCCGCGATGATCGCCGCTGTGTATGACTGGAGCGGTTTCTACATCGGTGCCAACGGTGGTTGGGGTTCGAGCCACAACAGCTGGAATTCGGTCGCGCCGTTCGCGGTGGGCGCCGAGGGCTCCCACGATGCAACCGGTGGCACCATCGGTGGTCAGGTCGGCTATCGCTGGCAGGCGGGCACCTGGGTGTTCGGCTTGGAAGCGCAGGGCAACTGGGCTGACTTCAAGGGCAGCAACGCCAGCACGCTCTTCGGCCCCGGTTTCGTGAACAACTCGAAGACCGACGCGTTCGGCCTGTTCACCGGTCAGGTTGGCTACGCTGCCAACAACTTCCTGCTCTACGTCAAGGGCGGTGCGGCTGTGACCTCGAACACCTACCGCATCAATACGGCGGCAGGCGCGCAGTTTGGAACCACCAACGATGACACCCGCTGGGGTGGCACGATCGGCGTCGGCGCCGAGTACGCCTTCGCTCCGAACTGGTCGCTCGGTCTCGAATACGACCATCTGTTCATGCAGGACAAGACCTACAACTTCACCAACGGTGCCGGCGTGTTGGTCGGCAGCGATCGCGTCCGTCAGGACGTCGATCTCGTCACCGCTCGCCTGAACTACAAGTTCGGCGGCCCGGTCGTCGCAAGGTACTGA
- a CDS encoding histone H1 gives MTSHPKRPRDPNQLAKSIIDIATGQKPDRDPTPEEQGKDPAAVALGRKGGLKGGAARSASLTPEQRADIAKKAAAARWKK, from the coding sequence ATGACTAGCCATCCCAAACGCCCTAGGGACCCCAACCAGCTCGCCAAGTCGATTATCGACATAGCGACCGGCCAGAAGCCTGACCGCGACCCCACGCCAGAAGAGCAGGGCAAGGACCCGGCTGCGGTGGCGTTGGGCCGCAAGGGTGGTTTAAAGGGTGGCGCTGCGCGTTCGGCCTCACTTACGCCGGAACAGCGCGCAGATATCGCCAAGAAGGCGGCCGCGGCCCGCTGGAAGAAATAG
- a CDS encoding helix-turn-helix domain-containing protein, whose amino-acid sequence MNKLDRKTRAQILHLLCEGQSLRAITRLTGCSKNTVAKLLVSAGHACAAYQDKTLRKLPCRRVQMDEIWSFVYAKAANVKGAKAAPETAGDVWTWTAICADTKLIVSWLLGARDLDAAVAFTQDLESRLANRVQLTSDGHAPYLLAVPGAFGDQVDYAMLIKQYGADPQAEKRYSPAKCIGAKKKPIEGNPDPKHISTSYVERSNLTMRMHMRRFTRLTNAFSKKVENHAAAIALHTMYYNFVRIHQTLKVTPAMAAGVSDKLWEVSDIVEMLEQWELANFKPEYQLVVRQYAIDKGHSVSVMWRGGEVDSVFGFASENDALAWIREKSQAWLLENK is encoded by the coding sequence ATGAACAAGCTGGACCGAAAGACCCGCGCCCAAATCCTCCACCTTCTTTGTGAGGGGCAATCGCTCCGTGCCATTACCCGGCTGACCGGCTGCAGCAAGAACACGGTCGCCAAGCTGCTTGTTTCCGCCGGTCACGCCTGCGCGGCCTATCAAGACAAGACGCTGCGCAAGCTGCCCTGCAGGCGCGTCCAGATGGATGAAATCTGGAGCTTCGTTTACGCCAAGGCCGCCAACGTGAAGGGTGCCAAAGCCGCTCCGGAGACCGCTGGCGACGTTTGGACTTGGACCGCGATCTGCGCCGACACGAAGCTGATTGTTAGTTGGCTGCTCGGCGCTCGCGATCTAGACGCCGCCGTAGCCTTCACCCAAGATTTGGAAAGCCGTCTTGCGAACCGCGTGCAGCTAACCAGCGACGGCCACGCGCCGTATCTGCTCGCCGTCCCCGGCGCGTTTGGCGATCAAGTCGACTACGCGATGCTAATTAAGCAGTACGGTGCGGACCCGCAGGCAGAGAAGCGATACAGCCCGGCCAAGTGCATCGGTGCGAAGAAGAAGCCAATCGAGGGCAACCCGGACCCGAAGCATATCAGCACGTCATATGTCGAGCGCAGCAACCTGACCATGCGCATGCATATGCGCCGGTTCACGCGGTTGACCAATGCATTCTCAAAGAAGGTTGAGAACCACGCCGCCGCGATTGCGCTTCATACGATGTACTACAACTTCGTTCGCATTCATCAGACGCTCAAGGTAACGCCCGCAATGGCCGCTGGCGTGTCCGATAAGCTCTGGGAAGTGTCCGATATCGTCGAAATGCTTGAGCAATGGGAGCTTGCGAACTTCAAGCCGGAATATCAGCTCGTCGTCCGGCAGTATGCCATCGACAAGGGCCATTCGGTTAGCGTCATGTGGCGCGGCGGGGAAGTGGATAGCGTCTTTGGGTTTGCAAGTGAGAATGATGCTTTGGCGTGGATCAGGGAGAAGTCGCAGGCATGGCTTCTAGAGAATAAGTAG